The genomic segment CCCCATTAACCCAACAAAGACTAAATCTTTTTCAAATTTATCTGGAGAAGGATCTTCTGGAATACTATCTATCTCTTTAAAGGCAAAAGCCAGTACTCTAAGAGATTTTTTAGCCATTTTTGAGTTGGCCTGCATAATATCTTTTTTATCATCCTCGGTGATCGGAGAGATAGTTCCATGCTTATAAATTTTTGTACATAGGGCCAGGGTTACATCAGGTGCTCCTTTTACAAAGGCGTAAAATTTATTCTTTTCAAAGTTTTTATGAAAGGTGGTCATACGTTTTCTTTCAGAATCAAAAGGAATTTCCTGAATCCGTGGATAACATTCATGCAATTGTTCTAATATTAGCCCACCTTTCATGGCAACAACTAATAGCGAACCCTCTGTCGGATCACCCAGTAACTTCCAGACATATTCATGATCTTTTTCCATTTTTGCATCATTATTTAAAGCACCAATCTTTAAAAGGAGTGACAGGTTAGGATCTTCTTTTGGATTAATTTTATCTTCATTAAAAAAAAACTCCCCTACTGGAGCATAGCCTTTACCTGTAACTGTGTAAGTTTTATGTCCAGTATAAAGTTCTACTACTGTCATTTCATTTTTTGTTAAAGTACCGGTTTTATCAGAACAAATGGTGGTCACACTACCTAATGACTCTACTGCATGCAGCCGTTTTATAATAGCATGACGATGAATCATCCGCTTCATGCCCAAGGCCAATACGATTGTTACAATGGCAGGTAATCCTTCTGGAATGGCTGCTACAGCTAAGCTGATGGAGGTCATAAACATGTAGAGTGCGGGTACTCTACGAATCAACCCCAGGATAAAAACTATACCTACAATTACCAGAGCAATATATCCCAAAAATTTACCAAATTCAGCTAGTTTTTTCTGAAGAGGTGTTTCTTCTTCTTCATAAGATTCTAACATCTCAGCAATTTGGCCAATTTCGGTTTGCATGCCGGTGTTGATAACAATCCCTTTTCCGCGCCCATATGTGACAACAGTACTCATAAATCCCAGATTGCTACGGTCACTAATAGAAACTTCTCCATCCAGTATTTCATCAGAAGTTTTTTCAACCGGGACAGATTCACCGGTTAATGATGCTTCATCAATTTTTAAGTTAACACTTTCAAATAAACGGACATCTGCTGGAACATAATCTCCTGTTTCAAGGATGACCAGATCTCCCGGTACCAGTTCTCGTGATGGGATTTCCAGGGTTTGTCCATCGCGAATTACTTTTGCTTTAGGCGCTGACATTTTTTTTAAAGCTTCAAGAGCCAGGTTAGCACGTCTTTCCTGGGAGACTCCCAAGACCGCGTTTAAGATTATAATAATTAAAATAGCGATTGCATCAGTAACCTCACCAATAAAAATAGAGATAATACTGGCTGCAATAAGAATCAAGACAAGAAAATCTTTGAACTGGTTTATAAACATCTCCCACAGAGTTGGCCCTTCTTTTTCGACGAGTTCATTATACCCATATTCTTCAAGTCTTTTTTGGACCAGCTCCTTTGATAGTCCTTTTTTTAAATCAGTATTTAACTTTTTTGCTACCTCAGTTGCTTCAAGCTGGTACCATTTCAACTCTTTTCAACCTCCTTTTTCTCCTGTCTTAAAATATTATAACCAAATTATATAATAAAAAAGATTTTTAAAGCAGAAAATTAAAGGTAAGTAGATATCAATGTAAATTATGTTATAATTAATATAATTAGAGCTAAAACATCGTTAAAGAAATATATAAAGATGAGCTATAAACGCTGGCTGTATTAGATCTTCCTTTAATCATTTTAAATAACTTATTAAAAAAGGAGTGATATA from the Anoxybacter fermentans genome contains:
- a CDS encoding calcium-transporting P-type ATPase, PMR1-type, encoding MKWYQLEATEVAKKLNTDLKKGLSKELVQKRLEEYGYNELVEKEGPTLWEMFINQFKDFLVLILIAASIISIFIGEVTDAIAILIIIILNAVLGVSQERRANLALEALKKMSAPKAKVIRDGQTLEIPSRELVPGDLVILETGDYVPADVRLFESVNLKIDEASLTGESVPVEKTSDEILDGEVSISDRSNLGFMSTVVTYGRGKGIVINTGMQTEIGQIAEMLESYEEEETPLQKKLAEFGKFLGYIALVIVGIVFILGLIRRVPALYMFMTSISLAVAAIPEGLPAIVTIVLALGMKRMIHRHAIIKRLHAVESLGSVTTICSDKTGTLTKNEMTVVELYTGHKTYTVTGKGYAPVGEFFFNEDKINPKEDPNLSLLLKIGALNNDAKMEKDHEYVWKLLGDPTEGSLLVVAMKGGLILEQLHECYPRIQEIPFDSERKRMTTFHKNFEKNKFYAFVKGAPDVTLALCTKIYKHGTISPITEDDKKDIMQANSKMAKKSLRVLAFAFKEIDSIPEDPSPDKFEKDLVFVGLMGMIDPARPEAIRAIKICKSAGIRPVMITGDYKDTAVAIAKELGIIKNQSSAMTGSELDKVSDEELAKAVKHISVFARVSPQHKVKIVEALKTNGEIVAMTGDGVNDAPALKRADIGVAMGITGTDVAKETAEMILTDDNFASIVAAVEEGRVIYSNIRKFIFFLLSCNVAEILIIFFAMLIGWPIPLEPIQILWLNLVTDAFPALALGMEPAEPNIMKEPPRDPKESIINKRMQWEIIVQSIAMAAAVLGVFKVALNIYNNNIYIARNFAFVTLIVSELFRSYTARSEELSIFRLGIFSNKYVVGGTLFSFFLILLVMYVPFFRPIFGTIRFNTNQWLFTLSFSLIPAVVAEITKVFLRMMKHYS